In a genomic window of Henningerozyma blattae CBS 6284 chromosome 9, complete genome:
- the TBLA0I01530 gene encoding cytochrome b5-like heme/steroid binding domain-containing protein (similar to Saccharomyces cerevisiae YMR073C; ancestral locus Anc_2.536), producing MDNTGRFKVPSINIEDTNKRRLRNNTPSVTSSVNASNNLRVSSSMNLNIQHKPLHFGGMTSVNPNTTRGKKVYIKKGFSTINWYELNNESSKIQGNQLISGLGKLIQNEEFIKLNETENLINLQRFVNNYNKIELYKIRPMFKINQKILSEHQEVDDCWCVIKGRVYSISRYMDYHPGGKQILINTCLGKDVSNLFDKYHRWVNVDKLLEKCCVGVYTSSY from the coding sequence ATGGATAACACAGGGAGATTTAAGGTACCTAGTATCAATATCGAAGatacaaataaaagaagGCTGCGAAACAATACTCCATCTGTTACTTCTAGTGTCAACGCCAGCAACAATTTAAGAGTGAGCAGCAGcatgaatttgaatattcagCATAAACCTTTGCATTTTGGAGGGATGACAAGTGTCAATCCCAATACTACTCGTGGTAAGAAAGTGTATATTAAGAAAGGATTTAGTACAATAAACTGgtatgaattaaataatgaatctaGCAAAATCCAAggaaatcaattaattagTGGACTTGgtaaattaattcaaaatgaggaatttattaaattaaatgaaacagAGAATCTAATTAATTTACAACGTtttgttaataattataataaaatcgAACTTTACAAGATACGACCTATGTTTAAGATTAATCAAAAGATTTTAAGTGAACATCAAGAAGTTGATGATTGTTGGTGTGTTATCAAGGGAAGAGTGTACAGTATAAGTAGATATATGGATTATCACCCTGGGGGTAAGCAGATATTAATCAATACGTGTTTGGGCAAGGATGTGAGTAATTTATTTGACAAGTATCACAGGTGGGTCAAtgttgataaattattggaGAAATGTTGTGTTGGTGTTTATACAAGCTCATACTAG
- the TBLA0I01540 gene encoding UTP--glucose-1-phosphate uridylyltransferase (similar to Saccharomyces cerevisiae YHL012W and UGP1 (YKL035W); ancestral locus Anc_2.546) yields MVITSKKHIKTQSTYNFESSKSNVATSQMRNALNKLTDSMLDDPAISKDEKFRFENEIDSFFTLFRRYLVEKSSTANTLDWDKIKSPNNETEVINYDRIVSTKDENVSNLNKLAVLKLNGGLGTSMGCVGPKSVIEVREGNTFLDLAVRQIEHLNTKYDSDVPLILMNSFNTDNDTQHLIKKYSGNRIEIKSFNQSRFPRVYKDTLLPVPESYDSGLECWYPPGHGDLFESLYNSGKLDELIEQGKEILFISNCDNLGATVDLKILNHLIESGAEYLMELTDKTRADVKGGTLINYDGEIRLLEVAQVPKEHIDEFKNIRKFKNFNTNNLWVNLKAIKRLVENDDLKMEIIPNKKFIKRNNQEIEVLQLETACGAAIRYFKGGHGIVVPRSRFLPVKTCSDLLMIKSDLFYLEHGTLKIDNERFGPNPLIKLGSHFKKVNDFQSRIQHIPKLLELDHLTITGNVFLGKNVTLKGTVIIVCSDGEKIDIPNGSILENVVITGNLQILEH; encoded by the coding sequence ATGGTGATCACTTCCAAAAAACACATCAAGACTCAATCAACTTACAATTTTGAATCATCAAAGAGTAATGTAGCCACTTCTCAAATGAGAAATGCCCTTAATAAATTGACCGACTCCATGCTTGATGATCCAGCAATCTCgaaagatgaaaaattcaggtttgaaaatgaaatcgATTCCTTTTTCACTCTTTTTAGAAGATATCTCGTGGAAAAGTCTTCTACTGCAAACACTTTGGATTGGGATAAGATTAAATCTCCAAACAATGAAACGGAAGTGATTAATTATGATAGAATCGTTTCCactaaagatgaaaatgtttcgaatttaaataaattggctgttttgaaattaaatggTGGATTAGGTACTTCAATGGGTTGTGTAGGTCCCAAATCAGTCATTGAAGTTAGGGAAGGTAATACTTTTTTAGACTTGGCTGTGAGACAAATTGAACatttaaatacaaaatatgaTTCAGATGTTCCtttaatattgatgaattcCTTTAATACAGATAACGATACTCAACATTTAATCAAGAAATATTCAGGTAATAGAATTGAAATCAAATCGTTCAATCAATCAAGATTCCCAAGAGTCTACAAAGATACATTATTGCCAGTCCCAGAATCTTATGATAGTGGATTGGAATGTTGGTATCCACCAGGTCATGgtgatttatttgaatctcTTTATAACTCGGGGAAACTTGACGAATTGATTGAGCAAGggaaagaaattttatttatttccaaTTGTGATAACCTTGGTGCTACTGtagatttgaaaattttaaatcatttaattgaatcTGGAGCAGAATATTTAATGGAATTGACCGATAAGACAAGAGCTGATGTTAAAGGTGGTACTTTAATCAATTATGATGGTGAAATTAGATTATTAGAAGTTGCACAAGTACCTAAGGAAcatattgatgaatttaaaaatattagaaaatttaaaaattttaatacaaataacCTTTGGGTAAATTTAAAAGCCATTAAAAGATTGgtagaaaatgatgatttgaaaatggaaattatccccaataaaaaattcatcaaaagaaataatcaAGAAATTGAAGTATTACAACTAGAAACTGCGTGCGGTGCAGCTATCCGCTATTTCAAAGGAGGTCATGGGATCGTTGTACCAAGATCAAGATTCTTACCGGTAAAGACATGTTCCGATTTATTGATGATTAAATCAGATTTGTTCTATTTGGAACACGGTACCCTAAAGATCGATAACGAAAGGTTCGGACCAAATCCTTTAATCAAGTTAGGTTCTCATTTCAAGAAAGTTAATGATTTCCAATCACGAATTCAACATAtaccaaaattattagaactTGATCATCTAACTATCACAGGGAATGTCTTTTTAGGTAAAAACGTCACTTTGAAAGGAACTGTCATTATAGTCTGTTCAGATGGTGAAAAGATAGATATTCCAAATGGTTCAATCTTGGAAAATGTAGTAATTACAGGTAATTTGCAAATCTTGGAACATTAA
- the OPI1 gene encoding transcriptional regulator OPI1 (similar to Saccharomyces cerevisiae OPI1 (YHL020C); ancestral locus Anc_2.557), translating to MNINDLTNNNNNNNSSTSISTHHQNLSQEEVNAVQVLDHLRATTSNCDSTSVSPTLTPITSNTNTFTNRYANQTISSSNTLKRREDDAISINSKDPIIDYSKKPKIYNPTSFSTTNTSTSKIPVNENFTECLERHKDNLKEYKLNMSIESKKKLVSCVQVLKLANNHLTKKVKSLQHIIDANSRASPSASNTSTCSPRKEPNTIATTRTATTTTTITTTTTKKEDDVANTGYIDSDLDSDPEADSDDDEYEEQSFYDAEMDPQARSACEVLNSEIVGTIKKVCHLISTGGTSLPEPARSEVRQCLLRLPSSCDNTKRRRSSDLVRDTSKRVLLLAKDSLDMVNDVTQLVDSTLDRAEEFIKSKQEKKELLKQEFLRSLHEKEMKRRKSILQTTSTTESTTTNTSSSTTFGNDELTPVTSNMNTSVLKDNRK from the coding sequence atgaatatcAACGACCTCAccaataacaacaacaataataacagtTCCACTAGCATATCCACTCATCACCAGAACTTATCTCAAGAAGAGGTAAACGCGGTTCAAGTATTGGATCATCTACGAGCAACAACCTCCAACTGTGATTCTACTTCGGTGTCACCTACGCTGACTCCGATCACTTCAAACACAAACACTTTTACAAATAGATACGCAAATCAAACCATCTCCAGTAGCAACACATTGAAAAGAAGAGAAGATGATGCCATCTCTATTAATAGTAAAGACCCAATCATAGATTACTCCAAAAAACCAAAGATTTATAATCCAACTTCATTCTCTACCACTAATACTAGTACCAGTAAGATCCCagtaaatgaaaatttcacAGAATGTTTAGAAAGACataaagataatttaaaagagtATAAATTAAACATGTCTATtgaatctaaaaaaaaattagtatCATGTGTTCAAGTCTTGAAACTGGCCAATAATCATTTGACTAAGAAAGTTAAATCTTTACAACATATAATAGACGCCAATAGCCGTGCTTCTCCAAGTGCAAGTAACACATCAACTTGTTCTCCCAGGAAGGAACCTAACACGATTGCCACAACTCGAACTGCCACAACGACGACAACaattacaacaacaacaactaaGAAGGAGGATGATGTGGCTAATACAGGTTACATAGATTCTGATTTAGATTCTGATCCCGAAGCAGATTCAGATGACGACGAATATGAAGAACAGTCCTTTTACGATGCAGAAATGGATCCTCAAGCTCGTTCTGCTTGTGAAGTATTAAACTCAGAGATTGTCGGTACTATTAAGAAAGTTTGTCATTTGATCTCTACAGGTGGGACTTCTTTACCAGAACCAGCCAGATCAGAAGTACGTCAATGCCTTTTACGATTACCTTCTTCATGTGACAATACAAAGCGTCGTAGAAGTTCAGATTTGGTACGAGACACTAGTAAACGTGTTCTATTGTTGGCAAAGGATTCCTTAGATATGGTCAACGATGTAACTCAATTGGTAGATTCTACTTTAGATCGTGCAGAAGAATTCATCAAAAGTAAACAAGAGAAAAAggaattattaaaacaagaatttttaagaaGTTTACATGAGAAAGAAATGAAAAGACGTAAAAGTATACTACAGACTACGTCAACTACAGAATCCACTACTACAAACACATCCTCAAGCACAACATTTGGTAATGATGAGTTGACTCCTGTCACTTCAAACATGAATACCTCTGTTTTAAAAGacaatagaaaataa
- the VPS24 gene encoding ESCRT-III subunit protein VPS24 (similar to Saccharomyces cerevisiae VPS24 (YKL041W); ancestral locus Anc_2.558): MDYMKKAIWGPDPKEQHRKIKSILRKNGREIDKSLRELSGLQIKTKTLIKQSAKKNDLKSCQIYGKELYRINKQYNRMYTSKAQLDSVQMKIEEAYKIRQLTNQMGQSADIMREVNLLVHLPQLQHTMIELEKELMKSGLISEMIDDTMENIGEQDEEMEEEVEKEVNKIISEYTNEKFNKVENVPNNKIDVEPVKMEEENEVPEDKIDEEADNMLNEMRERLKALQ; the protein is encoded by the coding sequence ATGGATTACATGAAGAAGGCCATATGGGGCCCAGATCCAAAAGAACAACATCGTAAAATTAAATCGATATTAAGGAAAAATGGTAgagaaattgataaatcaCTCAGAGAATTAAGTGGATTACaaattaaaactaaaaCTTTGATTAAGCAATCAGCCaagaaaaatgatttaaagaGTTGTCAGATATATGGTAAGGAATTATATCGtataaataaacaatataaTCGAATGTACACCTCTAAGGCGCAGTTAGATTCAgttcaaatgaaaattgaagaagctTATAAAATAAGGCAATTAACTAATCAAATGGGACAAAGCGCGGATATTATGAGAGAAGTAAATTTATTGGTTCATTTACCACAATTACAACATACTATGATTGAATTAGAGAAGGAACTGATGAAGAGTGGGTTGATTAGTGAAATGATTGATGATACAATGGAAAATATTGGCGAACAGGATGAAGAAATGGAGGAAGAAGTCGAAAAAGaagttaataagattaTTAGTGAATACACTAATGAGAAGTTTAATAAAGTTGAGAATGttccaaataataagatTGATGTAGAGCCAGTCAAGATGGAggaagaaaatgaagttcctgaagataaaattgatgaagaGGCAGATAATATGTTAAATGAAATGCGTGAAAGATTAAAAGCATTAcaatga